A single region of the Aeromonas hydrophila subsp. hydrophila ATCC 7966 genome encodes:
- the agaF gene encoding PTS galactosamine/N-acetylgalactosamine transporter subunit IIA, with amino-acid sequence MLGIIICGHGGFASGMEQAMLQILGDQEAVVAIDFPEASTTALLQDQCETALTQVERGDGVVFLTDLLGGTPFRVASTLALRQPGREVVTGTNLQLLLEMVMERGELTPSQFREQALCCGHRGLTSLVDELARERAETLAEEGI; translated from the coding sequence ATGTTGGGCATCATCATTTGCGGACACGGCGGCTTCGCCAGCGGCATGGAACAAGCCATGTTGCAGATCCTCGGCGATCAGGAGGCGGTGGTCGCCATCGACTTTCCCGAGGCCTCCACCACGGCCCTGCTGCAGGATCAGTGCGAAACCGCTCTGACCCAGGTGGAACGAGGGGATGGCGTGGTCTTTCTGACCGACCTGCTGGGGGGAACCCCGTTTCGGGTCGCCTCCACCCTGGCGCTGCGCCAACCCGGGCGAGAGGTGGTCACCGGCACCAATCTGCAGCTGCTGCTGGAGATGGTGATGGAGCGCGGCGAGCTGACCCCGTCCCAGTTTCGCGAACAGGCGCTGTGCTGCGGTCATCGCGGCCTCACCAGCCTGGTGGACGAGCTGGCGC